A genomic segment from Streptosporangium roseum DSM 43021 encodes:
- a CDS encoding BTAD domain-containing putative transcriptional regulator, which translates to MRFGVLGPLEVWTADGRVVRVPELKVRALLADLLVHRGRPVSADRLIDDLWGTALPNNPLGTLQNKIWQLRRVLEDAEPGGRDLVMSRPPGYQLLVEPDAVDEGRFHELATRARASGDSRVRAALLADALAVWRGPAFADFADEGFTRTATARLEEQRLTALEEQAEARLKLGEHALLADELGDLVALHPLRERLRAAHVRALYLAGRQSDALNSYGDLRERLAESLGLAPGPELAALHQAILVQDPALTAVPSPATTVARPLTNVPSALTDLIGRAEAVGELRSLLKAGRLVTLTGAGGVGKTRLALAIAEQVGQSFPGGVRLVEFAALAPSSRSPAHPRGRRETAPATEVHDVVGEVLGVRDVMTSAPEPLSPTERIVHALGDQPTLLVFDNCEHVIEPVAELAERLLRAAPRLRILATSQEPLGITGEHLQAVRPLRLPAPATDLGPAAARRFSAVELFVARSSAAAPGFVLDETNVEAVVSICRRLDGIPLALEMAATRVRALGVHEVAARLDDRFHLLAAGARGAPARQRTLRAVIDWSWGLLGEQERAVLRRLAVHPGGCTLAAAEEVCAGDDVDRTEVLDLLARLVDCSLVVMSAGADGPRYRLLESVTAYCVERLREAGELEEFRLRHRDYYTDLAERAEPRLRGHDQRLWLRRLDAETANLRTALEGAARLGDADRALRLANALTWYWYLRGRIGEAERFLATALSAGDTAPAATVARATAWLGGLRLLLGGSADPAAEYRAALRAAERIDDPGGRARMEWFLGSHTYGIGDLSTSEDLTGRALATFRSLGDRWGMAAALNNRTFHAKLRGDFQALRRDGERSLELFRDLGDQWGQLQTVTPLATLAEIAGDYGQAGRLYRDGLRMADDLGLWPEVSFTLSGLGRMALLSKDYPAAREFHERARRLAVEQSDTFGEQFAEIGLGLGARRDGDLDTAEAHLRSVLDLHRRMSHEPCVPALILAELGFIAEHRGDARAALDLQLDGLATARTTGDPRAVALALEGLAGAQTLAGHPDHAARLLGAAAAARQSVWMPLPAGERFDVDRITAKAGEALGDAGFDAEFELGGALRPDEYLAHPSLAGHTRRTPVRSATP; encoded by the coding sequence ATGCGTTTCGGGGTGCTGGGCCCGCTGGAGGTGTGGACGGCTGACGGGCGGGTGGTCAGGGTCCCGGAGCTCAAGGTCCGCGCCCTGCTCGCCGACCTCCTGGTGCACCGCGGGCGGCCGGTGTCCGCGGACAGGCTGATCGACGACCTGTGGGGCACCGCGCTGCCGAACAATCCGCTCGGCACGTTGCAGAACAAGATCTGGCAGCTGCGGCGCGTGCTTGAGGACGCCGAGCCGGGCGGGCGGGACCTGGTGATGTCCCGCCCGCCCGGATACCAGCTGCTGGTCGAGCCCGACGCGGTGGACGAGGGCCGCTTCCACGAACTGGCGACGCGGGCACGGGCGAGCGGCGACTCCCGGGTGCGTGCCGCCCTGCTGGCGGACGCACTGGCGGTGTGGCGCGGCCCGGCGTTCGCCGACTTCGCCGACGAGGGGTTCACCCGGACGGCGACGGCACGGTTGGAGGAGCAACGGCTGACCGCGTTGGAGGAGCAGGCCGAGGCGCGGCTGAAACTGGGAGAGCACGCGCTGCTGGCCGACGAGCTCGGCGACCTGGTCGCCCTGCATCCGCTCCGGGAACGGCTGCGCGCCGCCCACGTACGCGCGCTGTATCTCGCGGGCCGGCAGAGCGACGCGCTGAACAGCTATGGCGACCTGCGGGAGCGGCTGGCCGAGAGTCTGGGCCTGGCCCCCGGTCCCGAGCTCGCGGCCCTGCACCAGGCGATCCTGGTCCAGGACCCGGCGCTGACGGCGGTGCCCTCCCCGGCCACGACCGTGGCCCGCCCGCTGACGAACGTGCCGAGCGCGCTCACCGACCTGATCGGCAGGGCCGAGGCGGTCGGCGAGCTCCGCTCGCTGCTGAAGGCGGGCAGGCTGGTGACGCTCACCGGCGCGGGCGGGGTCGGCAAGACCCGGCTCGCGCTGGCGATCGCCGAGCAGGTCGGCCAGTCGTTCCCGGGAGGAGTGCGGCTGGTCGAGTTCGCCGCGCTCGCCCCGTCCTCACGTTCACCGGCCCACCCCCGGGGACGGCGGGAGACGGCTCCGGCGACCGAGGTGCACGACGTGGTCGGCGAGGTGCTCGGGGTGCGGGATGTCATGACGTCGGCCCCCGAGCCCCTCTCGCCGACGGAGCGCATCGTCCACGCGCTGGGGGACCAGCCGACCCTGCTGGTGTTCGACAACTGCGAGCATGTGATCGAGCCGGTCGCCGAGCTGGCGGAGCGGTTGCTCAGAGCCGCCCCCCGGCTGCGGATCCTGGCGACCAGCCAGGAACCGCTGGGCATCACCGGCGAACATCTCCAGGCGGTGCGCCCGCTGCGGCTTCCCGCGCCCGCGACGGACCTCGGCCCCGCCGCCGCGCGCCGGTTCAGCGCGGTGGAGTTGTTCGTGGCGAGGTCGAGCGCGGCGGCACCGGGCTTCGTCCTCGACGAGACCAACGTCGAGGCGGTCGTCTCGATCTGCCGGCGGCTGGACGGCATCCCCCTCGCGCTGGAGATGGCCGCCACCCGGGTCCGGGCGCTGGGCGTGCACGAGGTGGCGGCACGCCTCGACGATCGCTTCCATCTGCTGGCCGCGGGGGCCCGCGGCGCCCCGGCGCGGCAGCGGACGCTACGGGCGGTGATCGACTGGAGCTGGGGCCTGCTCGGCGAGCAGGAGCGTGCGGTGCTCCGGCGGCTGGCCGTGCACCCCGGCGGCTGCACGCTCGCCGCGGCCGAGGAGGTCTGCGCCGGTGACGACGTGGATCGCACGGAGGTCCTCGACCTGCTCGCCCGGTTGGTGGACTGCTCGCTGGTCGTCATGTCCGCCGGCGCGGACGGCCCCCGGTATCGGCTGCTGGAGTCGGTCACGGCCTACTGCGTCGAACGCCTCCGTGAGGCCGGCGAGCTCGAAGAGTTCCGGCTCAGGCACCGCGACTACTACACCGACCTGGCCGAACGCGCCGAGCCGCGCCTGCGGGGCCACGACCAGCGGCTGTGGCTGCGGCGCCTAGACGCCGAGACCGCCAACCTGCGTACCGCGCTCGAGGGGGCGGCGCGGCTCGGTGACGCGGACCGCGCGCTGCGCCTGGCGAACGCGCTGACGTGGTACTGGTACCTGCGCGGCCGGATCGGCGAGGCCGAGCGGTTCCTGGCCACGGCGCTGTCGGCCGGTGACACGGCCCCCGCCGCCACGGTGGCCAGGGCCACGGCCTGGCTGGGCGGCCTCAGGCTGCTGCTCGGCGGTAGCGCGGATCCGGCGGCGGAGTACCGCGCCGCGCTGCGGGCGGCCGAGCGGATCGACGACCCGGGCGGGCGGGCCCGGATGGAGTGGTTCCTCGGATCGCACACGTACGGCATCGGCGATCTGTCGACGAGTGAGGACCTGACCGGCCGGGCGTTGGCGACCTTCCGGTCACTCGGGGATCGCTGGGGTATGGCCGCGGCCCTGAACAACCGCACTTTCCACGCGAAGCTGCGCGGAGACTTCCAGGCGCTGCGGCGGGACGGCGAACGGAGCCTGGAGCTGTTCCGGGATCTGGGCGACCAGTGGGGGCAGCTCCAGACCGTGACCCCGCTGGCGACGCTGGCCGAGATCGCCGGCGACTACGGGCAGGCCGGGCGGCTGTACCGGGACGGGCTGCGGATGGCCGATGACCTCGGGCTGTGGCCCGAGGTCTCCTTCACCCTCTCCGGGCTGGGCCGGATGGCCCTGCTGTCGAAGGACTACCCGGCGGCCAGGGAGTTCCACGAGCGGGCGAGACGGCTCGCCGTCGAGCAGTCGGACACGTTCGGGGAGCAGTTCGCCGAGATCGGGCTCGGGCTGGGGGCGCGCAGGGACGGAGATCTCGACACCGCCGAGGCGCACCTGCGCAGCGTGCTCGACCTGCACCGCCGGATGAGTCACGAGCCCTGCGTTCCCGCGCTGATCCTGGCCGAGCTCGGATTCATCGCCGAGCACCGGGGCGACGCGCGCGCCGCCCTCGACCTGCAGCTGGACGGCCTCGCCACCGCCCGGACCACCGGCGATCCCCGAGCGGTCGCGCTGGCCCTGGAGGGCCTGGCCGGGGCGCAGACGCTGGCCGGTCACCCCGATCACGCCGCCCGGCTGCTGGGGGCCGCCGCGGCGGCCCGGCAGTCGGTGTGGATGCCGCTGCCGGCCGGTGAAAGGTTCGACGTCGATCGCATCACCGCCAAGGCCGGGGAGGCCCTCGGTGACGCGGGTTTCGACGCCGAGTTCGAGCTTGGCGGCGCGCTGCGGCCCGACGAATACCTGGCTCACCCGTCCCTGGCCGGGCACACGCGACGGACACCGGTCAGGTCCGCGACGCCCTGA
- a CDS encoding AfsR/SARP family transcriptional regulator, which yields MVVDQPTFSVLGALDVRASGRPLRIAGTKPRILLASLLLHANHVVGADLLVEVLWPRHRPRSAHANLRTYVSSLRGVLDAAGARIQARPPGYVIELAPGQLDALLFADLIARARAAGRTEEAFDGLSRALGLWRGTPLADLPGSPLWDGRLQSLAELRLGAAEELIALRMARGRYADAIGELRGLLKEHPFREDLWQRLILALHWSGRQAEALHAYATVRRQLVTELGIEPGTDLRRAHAAVLAGELPPAATPPDLPPPAAETVSGPPSRAETVAGPPPPAETVPHHLPAVPAPGSTPHQLPSDIPDFTGRSEDVAVLTRALSPVERPPDGPPSIVVVVGPPGVGKSALAVHCAHAVRTGYPGGQLYLDLGGTEYAPADPGELLAEALRALGVGEAGLPCTVRERSALYRSLLAERPMLVLLDDAAGAAQVRPLLPGNGCAVLVTSRRRITELPGALQLELDVLSPEEAEELLGRIVGSERLGREREAASAILRACGYLPLAVRVAGARLAGRPRWSLGVLRQRLEDEAGRLGELRAGDLEVRGSFDRSYRLLPDDAALAFRALGLLGPQSLPGWVVDAVLDRHRADDVTDVLVDVNLLQLVGTDPIGQPRYRLHDLVRCNAREKAGGAPERHALIRVLGAWMATTESATARLPTTLFSLTSARATRWNLAEDTLGRLTADPLSWFDVEHEALVGAVRLAVDAGLAEPAWGLAAALVPYFDLRCHFEEWQSTHRIALDAARLAQDRYGEAAMLRGLAQVCLYQDRYAEATEMFRRSLTIFHELGDVRGEATSICGLGAVNQFCGEHLRALAYFRRALAMFLAMGDQSGEAYARQAIGRVCLASGDPGQASKWLGEALRLARELGDSHREGCVSMQFGRLHDLAAEPERAMRFQGHALDIFEGLGDLHCGAYAMQSLGGLQVVRGDQSHASDQLERSLLIFQRLGDRSGEAATVQKLGELHRSAGRTRLAQDYLHHALALRRELRGGADLAGVAEPSAPSGDGWWSRDAVPPPLVLDGNAVE from the coding sequence ATGGTGGTTGATCAGCCCACATTCAGCGTGCTCGGTGCCCTGGACGTCCGTGCCTCGGGACGGCCCCTCCGCATCGCCGGCACGAAACCACGAATCCTGCTGGCATCGCTGCTGCTCCACGCGAACCACGTGGTCGGCGCGGACCTCCTCGTCGAGGTGCTGTGGCCCCGGCACCGGCCGCGCTCCGCCCACGCCAACCTCCGCACCTACGTCAGCTCGCTGCGCGGCGTGCTCGACGCGGCCGGCGCCCGGATCCAGGCCCGCCCGCCCGGCTACGTGATCGAGCTGGCACCCGGACAGCTCGACGCGCTGCTCTTCGCCGACCTGATCGCGCGGGCGCGCGCGGCGGGCCGTACGGAGGAGGCCTTCGACGGGCTCAGCCGGGCGCTCGGGCTGTGGCGCGGCACCCCCCTCGCCGACCTGCCGGGCAGCCCGCTCTGGGACGGGCGGCTGCAGTCGCTGGCGGAGCTGCGGCTCGGCGCGGCCGAGGAGCTGATCGCCCTGAGAATGGCCCGGGGCCGGTACGCCGACGCGATCGGAGAGCTGCGCGGGCTGCTGAAGGAGCATCCCTTCCGCGAGGACCTCTGGCAGCGGCTCATACTCGCCCTGCACTGGAGCGGCCGGCAGGCCGAGGCCCTGCACGCCTACGCCACGGTCAGGCGGCAGCTGGTCACCGAGCTCGGCATCGAACCCGGCACGGATCTGCGCCGGGCGCACGCCGCCGTCCTGGCGGGGGAGCTCCCGCCCGCCGCGACCCCGCCCGATCTCCCCCCGCCCGCCGCCGAGACCGTCTCCGGCCCGCCGTCCCGCGCCGAGACCGTCGCCGGCCCGCCGCCCCCCGCCGAGACCGTCCCGCACCACCTGCCGGCCGTCCCCGCCCCCGGCTCCACTCCTCACCAGCTCCCGTCGGACATCCCGGACTTCACCGGCAGGTCTGAGGACGTCGCCGTCCTCACGCGGGCGCTGTCACCGGTGGAACGGCCGCCGGACGGACCGCCGTCGATCGTGGTGGTGGTGGGCCCGCCGGGCGTGGGCAAGTCGGCGCTGGCCGTGCACTGCGCGCACGCTGTACGGACCGGGTATCCGGGCGGGCAGCTCTACCTGGACCTCGGCGGGACCGAGTACGCGCCGGCCGACCCGGGCGAGCTGCTGGCCGAGGCGCTGCGGGCGCTGGGGGTAGGCGAGGCCGGCCTGCCGTGCACCGTGCGCGAACGCTCCGCGCTGTACCGGTCCCTGCTGGCCGAACGCCCGATGCTCGTCCTCCTCGACGACGCCGCCGGCGCCGCCCAGGTACGGCCGCTGCTGCCCGGCAACGGCTGCGCGGTGCTCGTGACCAGCAGGCGGCGGATCACCGAACTGCCCGGCGCCCTCCAGCTCGAACTGGACGTCCTGTCACCGGAGGAGGCCGAGGAGCTCCTGGGCAGGATCGTCGGCTCCGAGCGGCTGGGACGGGAGAGGGAGGCGGCCTCGGCGATCCTGCGCGCCTGCGGCTACCTGCCGCTCGCCGTCAGGGTCGCCGGAGCGCGGCTCGCGGGACGGCCCAGGTGGTCGCTGGGGGTGCTGCGGCAGCGGCTGGAGGACGAGGCGGGCAGGCTCGGCGAGCTGCGGGCCGGCGATCTGGAGGTGCGGGGCAGCTTCGACCGGAGCTACCGGCTGCTGCCCGACGACGCGGCCCTGGCCTTCCGGGCACTCGGTCTCCTGGGACCGCAGTCCCTGCCCGGCTGGGTGGTCGACGCCGTGCTGGACCGGCACCGGGCCGACGACGTGACGGACGTCCTGGTCGATGTGAACCTGCTCCAGCTGGTCGGGACCGACCCGATCGGCCAGCCGCGCTACCGGCTGCACGACCTGGTCCGCTGCAACGCCAGGGAGAAGGCCGGCGGCGCCCCGGAGCGGCACGCCCTCATCAGGGTGCTCGGAGCGTGGATGGCCACCACCGAGAGTGCCACGGCACGGTTGCCGACCACGCTCTTCAGCCTGACATCGGCCAGGGCGACCCGCTGGAACCTGGCGGAGGACACCCTCGGACGGCTGACCGCCGACCCGCTGTCGTGGTTCGACGTCGAGCACGAGGCGCTCGTGGGCGCGGTGCGTCTGGCCGTCGACGCCGGGCTGGCCGAGCCGGCGTGGGGGCTCGCCGCGGCCCTCGTCCCCTACTTCGACCTGCGCTGCCACTTCGAGGAGTGGCAGTCCACCCACCGGATCGCCCTGGACGCCGCCCGCCTGGCGCAGGACCGCTACGGTGAGGCGGCCATGCTCCGGGGTCTGGCCCAGGTATGCCTCTACCAGGACCGCTACGCCGAGGCGACGGAGATGTTCCGGCGATCCCTCACGATCTTCCACGAGCTGGGCGACGTGCGGGGCGAGGCGACCTCGATCTGCGGGCTGGGGGCGGTCAACCAGTTCTGCGGCGAGCACCTCAGGGCACTGGCCTACTTCCGGCGGGCCCTGGCCATGTTCCTCGCCATGGGCGACCAGAGCGGTGAGGCCTACGCGCGGCAGGCCATCGGGCGCGTCTGCCTGGCCTCCGGCGATCCCGGCCAGGCCTCGAAGTGGCTGGGCGAGGCGCTGCGGCTGGCCAGGGAGCTCGGCGACTCCCACCGCGAGGGCTGCGTGTCCATGCAGTTCGGGCGGCTGCACGATCTGGCGGCGGAGCCCGAGCGGGCGATGCGGTTCCAGGGACACGCGCTGGACATCTTCGAAGGCCTCGGCGACCTCCACTGCGGGGCTTACGCCATGCAGAGTCTGGGCGGCCTCCAGGTGGTCCGCGGCGACCAGTCGCACGCCTCCGACCAGCTGGAGCGGTCACTGCTGATCTTCCAGCGGCTCGGCGACCGGAGCGGGGAGGCGGCCACGGTCCAGAAGCTCGGCGAGCTGCACCGGTCGGCGGGCCGTACCCGCCTGGCGCAGGACTACCTCCACCACGCCCTCGCGCTCCGGCGCGAGCTGCGGGGAGGCGCCGACCTCGCCGGCGTCGCCGAACCGTCCGCCCCCTCCGGCGACGGGTGGTGGAGCCGGGACGCCGTGCCACCACCGCTCGTCCTCGACGGCAACGCCGTGGAGTGA
- a CDS encoding M23 family metallopeptidase, producing the protein MRLRGVLTAGFALLLSLAGGAAMAPSAGAADLASGAAAASLAPGFQLPFPCGQSWAGNSSASSAHQSWEIDFNRGSSADADLGDTVVAAAAGTVAISAHQGSTNGFGNLVKIDHGGGWSTYYAHLNSRSVSAGAQVSQGQPIGTVGKTSKPGNNISAHLHYEVRLGSSYPSNIQKAVFNGTTFGYPAKTVTSNNCGGGNPHTAESVCGSGYGVVDSAALGSAGTVYLLYNNSNGYNCVATIKRSSVGTATATTAYLEVQGSSRITDSGNFEYYAGPVRASAPGKCVKWGGKAGSSTYDSPFEHCGS; encoded by the coding sequence ATGAGACTCAGAGGGGTGCTCACGGCGGGGTTCGCCCTGCTGCTCAGCCTCGCGGGCGGAGCCGCCATGGCGCCGAGCGCCGGAGCCGCCGACCTGGCCTCCGGTGCCGCCGCGGCGAGCCTGGCGCCGGGCTTCCAGCTGCCCTTCCCCTGCGGGCAGAGCTGGGCGGGCAACTCCAGTGCCAGCAGCGCGCACCAGTCATGGGAGATCGACTTCAACCGGGGCAGCTCCGCGGACGCCGACCTGGGAGACACCGTCGTCGCCGCGGCGGCGGGCACGGTGGCCATCTCGGCCCACCAGGGATCGACCAACGGCTTCGGGAACCTGGTCAAGATCGATCACGGCGGAGGCTGGTCCACCTACTACGCCCATCTGAACTCGCGATCGGTGAGCGCGGGGGCCCAGGTCTCCCAGGGACAGCCGATCGGCACGGTCGGCAAGACCAGCAAGCCGGGCAACAACATCTCGGCCCACCTGCACTACGAGGTGCGCCTGGGCAGCAGCTACCCGTCCAACATCCAGAAGGCCGTATTCAACGGGACCACCTTCGGTTACCCCGCCAAGACCGTGACCTCCAACAACTGCGGCGGCGGCAACCCGCACACCGCGGAGTCGGTCTGCGGCAGCGGCTACGGAGTGGTCGACTCCGCGGCGCTCGGCTCGGCCGGCACCGTCTACCTGCTCTACAACAACTCCAACGGCTACAACTGCGTGGCCACCATCAAGCGCTCGTCCGTCGGCACGGCGACCGCCACCACCGCCTACCTGGAAGTACAGGGCAGCAGCCGGATCACCGACAGCGGCAACTTCGAGTACTACGCGGGCCCGGTGCGCGCGAGCGCTCCCGGCAAGTGCGTCAAGTGGGGCGGCAAGGCCGGTTCATCCACCTACGACAGCCCCTTCGAACACTGCGGCAGCTGA
- a CDS encoding N-acetylmuramoyl-L-alanine amidase, translating to MKARLRRPAALLAGSLIPLSLLIGPPASAAPAAPLTDAFADAATTYEVPRDLLVALAYAETHLDDHHGAPSASGGYGVMHLVSNPTTHTLEQAAQLTATPIDTLKTDTTANITGGAAILRAHADKLGLDATTRKDPGKWYTAIAKYGNASSPDVARLYADTVYDLLAKGVNTAAPSGTVTVPPQPVQPDRGPYAQARDLNTPHLAAAVDYPGAKWVAASSSNYTVSNRPTSNAIDRIVIHVTQGSYAGTISWFQNPAAQVSAHYVVRSSDGDVTQMVREKDRAWHARDWNSRSVGIEHEGYVNDASWFTDAMYRSSAALTRNIADRYGIPKDRAHIVGHVEVPGNDHTDPGPNWDWTRYMQYVNGGGGGNPHTPQSICGAGYETVDSAALGTAGTVYLLYNNSNGYNCVTTIKRSSVGTATPTTAYLEVQGGTRVTDSGNFAYYAGPVRAPAAGKCVKWGGKAGSFSYDSPFGHCGS from the coding sequence GTGAAGGCCCGCCTCCGCCGTCCGGCCGCACTGCTGGCCGGCTCGCTCATCCCCCTGTCACTCCTGATCGGGCCGCCCGCGAGCGCCGCTCCGGCCGCCCCCCTGACCGACGCCTTCGCCGACGCGGCCACGACCTACGAGGTCCCCCGCGACCTGCTCGTCGCCCTCGCCTACGCCGAGACCCACCTCGACGACCACCACGGCGCCCCCAGCGCCAGCGGCGGCTACGGAGTGATGCACCTGGTCAGCAACCCCACCACCCACACCCTGGAACAGGCCGCCCAACTGACCGCCACCCCGATCGACACCCTCAAGACCGACACCACCGCCAACATCACCGGCGGCGCCGCGATCCTGCGCGCCCACGCCGACAAACTCGGACTGGACGCCACCACCCGCAAAGACCCCGGCAAGTGGTACACCGCCATAGCCAAGTACGGCAACGCCTCCTCCCCCGACGTCGCCCGCCTGTACGCCGACACCGTCTACGACCTGCTCGCCAAAGGCGTCAACACCGCCGCACCCAGCGGCACCGTGACCGTCCCCCCGCAGCCCGTACAGCCCGACCGCGGCCCCTACGCCCAGGCCCGCGACCTGAACACCCCCCACCTGGCCGCCGCCGTGGACTACCCCGGCGCCAAATGGGTCGCCGCCAGCTCCAGCAACTACACCGTCTCCAACCGGCCCACCAGCAACGCCATCGACCGCATCGTCATCCACGTCACCCAGGGCTCCTACGCCGGCACCATCTCCTGGTTCCAAAACCCCGCCGCCCAGGTCTCGGCGCACTACGTCGTGCGCTCCTCCGACGGCGACGTCACCCAGATGGTCCGCGAAAAGGACCGGGCCTGGCACGCCCGCGACTGGAACAGCCGCTCCGTCGGCATCGAGCACGAGGGCTACGTCAACGACGCCTCCTGGTTCACCGACGCGATGTACCGCTCCTCGGCCGCGCTGACCCGCAACATCGCCGACCGCTACGGCATCCCCAAGGACCGCGCCCACATCGTCGGCCACGTCGAGGTCCCGGGCAACGACCACACCGACCCCGGCCCGAACTGGGACTGGACCAGGTACATGCAGTACGTCAACGGCGGCGGTGGCGGCAACCCGCACACCCCGCAGTCGATCTGCGGCGCCGGCTACGAGACCGTCGACTCCGCGGCGCTGGGCACGGCCGGCACCGTCTACCTGCTGTACAACAACTCCAACGGCTACAACTGCGTGACCACCATCAAGCGCTCGTCCGTCGGCACGGCGACCCCCACCACCGCCTACCTGGAGGTGCAGGGCGGGACCCGCGTCACCGACAGCGGCAACTTCGCCTACTACGCGGGCCCGGTACGCGCCCCCGCGGCCGGCAAGTGTGTCAAGTGGGGCGGCAAGGCCGGCTCGTTCAGCTACGACAGCCCCTTCGGGCACTGCGGCAGCTGA
- a CDS encoding cupin domain-containing protein: MHVSPDAVPTMAFDWGSIKWFVTPSSVEGAGSSLGEVIVNPGRGHARHNHPNAEEIIYVISGEALQMVGDGEPFPIREGDTVHIPAGAYHSTFNATWRPLRLIVTYTPGGEEKALEAAPDLRVHGPGTVAEWRQA; encoded by the coding sequence ATGCATGTGAGTCCCGACGCGGTTCCCACGATGGCTTTCGACTGGGGGTCGATCAAGTGGTTCGTCACCCCCTCCAGCGTGGAGGGGGCGGGCAGCTCGCTGGGCGAGGTGATCGTGAACCCGGGCCGCGGGCACGCCCGGCACAACCATCCGAACGCCGAGGAGATCATCTACGTGATCTCCGGTGAGGCGCTGCAGATGGTCGGAGACGGCGAGCCGTTCCCGATCAGGGAGGGCGACACCGTGCACATCCCGGCCGGGGCCTACCACTCGACCTTCAACGCGACCTGGCGCCCGCTGCGGCTCATCGTCACCTACACCCCCGGTGGCGAGGAGAAGGCCCTGGAGGCCGCGCCGGACCTCCGCGTGCACGGCCCCGGCACCGTGGCGGAGTGGCGCCAGGCCTGA
- a CDS encoding phosphoenolpyruvate hydrolase family protein — MNRQDILARLGRTVAEGRPVVGAGAGTGLSAKCAEAGGVDMIIIYNSGRYRMAGRGSLAGLLPYGDANQIVVEMAAEVLPVVEDTPVLAGVCGTDPFRLMPRFLDQLAAMGFAGVQNFPTVGLYDGVFRQNLEETGMGYDLEVEMVRLARERDLLTAPYVFDEEQARAMAEAGADVLVPHVGLTTKGSIGAGTALTLDEAVERVQAMRDAAVAVRPDVFVLCHGGPIAEPGDAGYVLSRTEGVVGFFGASSVERLPTERAITEQVRAFKSLEF; from the coding sequence GTGAACCGCCAGGACATCCTTGCCAGGCTCGGGCGGACCGTCGCCGAGGGCCGCCCGGTCGTCGGCGCCGGCGCCGGAACCGGCCTGTCCGCGAAGTGCGCCGAGGCCGGCGGCGTCGACATGATCATCATCTACAACTCCGGCCGCTACCGGATGGCAGGCCGCGGCTCGCTGGCGGGACTGCTGCCGTACGGCGACGCCAACCAGATCGTCGTCGAGATGGCGGCCGAGGTGCTCCCCGTCGTCGAGGACACCCCGGTCCTGGCCGGGGTCTGCGGCACCGACCCGTTCCGGCTGATGCCCAGGTTCCTCGACCAGCTCGCCGCCATGGGCTTCGCGGGTGTGCAGAACTTCCCGACCGTGGGGCTGTACGACGGGGTCTTCCGCCAGAACCTGGAGGAGACCGGCATGGGCTACGACCTCGAGGTCGAGATGGTCCGGCTGGCCCGCGAGCGCGACCTGCTGACCGCGCCGTACGTCTTCGACGAGGAGCAGGCGCGAGCGATGGCCGAGGCGGGCGCCGACGTCCTGGTCCCGCACGTCGGGCTGACCACCAAGGGCAGCATCGGCGCGGGGACCGCGCTGACCCTGGACGAGGCCGTGGAGCGGGTCCAGGCGATGCGCGACGCGGCGGTCGCCGTCCGGCCCGACGTCTTCGTGCTCTGCCACGGCGGCCCGATCGCCGAGCCCGGGGACGCGGGTTACGTGCTGTCGCGTACCGAGGGGGTCGTGGGCTTCTTCGGGGCGTCGTCGGTCGAGCGGCTGCCGACCGAGCGCGCCATCACCGAGCAGGTCCGGGCTTTCAAGTCGCTGGAGTTCTGA